A single window of Gemmatimonadota bacterium DNA harbors:
- a CDS encoding PAS domain-containing protein produces the protein MTRGVRTWDPSIEPFLGITADDASGPLPSWWQRVHPDDRERAQAQMEQALRDHARWSIRYRICAADGVWIPVLDRGSVLRDASGAARSAHGALIIDAPIAETERPAEWAPLETGHQFRTFVDWLPQLAWSATASGWIDWYNRRWYDYTGTSPEEMEGWGWITVHDPADLPRMLRIFRNSIRTGEPWEDEFRLRRGSDGELRWHLSRAMPLRDEQGQVVRWFGTNTDVHDQRLASEEYARLLVREQALRREAQRASRAKDEFLAVVSHELRTPLTAILGWTQLLELSPDAFAEPGRIRDIVRRIDTNARLQSKLVDELLDLSRVLAQKLDLELVRTDVGQLARAAVDMVRERARDRGIRIECDAPDGLMAAAHADRLRQVFNNLVDNAMKFTPDGGWVRVRVQVQPDDSIVAVVEDSGEGIAPDVLPHVFERFRQGDASSRRRHSGLGLGLAIVQEIVHAHRGTVEAGSPGPGQGARFTVTLPPPGEAEGNESGPVAPGVTRPELTPLRGIGVLVVDDESSAREVVGAMLLAAGATVTRAGSAHDALRAVRQNPPDVLVSDVAMPEVDGHALVGRIRSLPGELGRLPCIALTAHASEADRERALRSGFDFYLSKPVDAVRLTALVAEAVRRHVATLKEPGAEPGQES, from the coding sequence GTGACAAGGGGAGTCCGCACCTGGGACCCCAGCATCGAGCCATTCCTGGGGATCACGGCAGACGACGCATCGGGGCCTCTGCCATCCTGGTGGCAGCGCGTGCACCCCGACGACCGGGAGCGAGCACAGGCGCAGATGGAGCAGGCGCTGCGCGATCACGCACGCTGGTCCATCCGCTACCGGATCTGCGCCGCCGACGGAGTGTGGATCCCCGTGCTCGACCGCGGCTCTGTGCTCCGGGACGCCTCCGGTGCGGCCCGCTCGGCCCACGGGGCCCTGATCATCGACGCTCCGATCGCCGAGACGGAGCGTCCTGCCGAATGGGCACCCCTCGAGACGGGTCATCAGTTCCGCACGTTCGTGGACTGGCTCCCGCAGCTCGCCTGGTCCGCCACCGCGTCCGGCTGGATCGACTGGTACAATCGGCGCTGGTACGACTACACCGGTACCTCTCCCGAGGAGATGGAAGGGTGGGGTTGGATCACGGTCCACGATCCCGCCGACCTGCCCCGCATGCTCCGGATCTTCCGGAATTCGATCCGCACCGGGGAACCCTGGGAGGACGAGTTCCGACTTCGTCGCGGAAGCGATGGTGAGCTGCGCTGGCACCTGTCGCGGGCCATGCCGCTGCGCGATGAGCAGGGCCAGGTGGTTCGTTGGTTCGGCACCAATACGGATGTCCACGATCAGCGGCTCGCTTCCGAGGAGTACGCCCGCCTCCTGGTGCGCGAGCAGGCGCTTCGGCGTGAAGCCCAACGGGCCAGCCGCGCCAAGGATGAGTTCCTCGCCGTCGTCTCCCACGAGCTGCGCACTCCGCTCACGGCCATCCTGGGCTGGACCCAGCTGCTGGAGCTGTCGCCAGACGCCTTCGCGGAGCCTGGCCGCATCCGCGACATCGTGCGTCGGATCGACACCAACGCCCGCCTGCAATCGAAGCTCGTCGACGAGCTGCTGGATCTGTCGCGCGTGCTTGCGCAGAAGCTCGACCTGGAGCTCGTCCGGACGGACGTGGGGCAGCTCGCGCGCGCGGCGGTGGACATGGTCCGGGAGCGGGCTCGGGATCGGGGCATCCGGATCGAATGCGACGCCCCGGATGGGCTCATGGCAGCGGCGCACGCCGACCGTCTCCGTCAGGTCTTCAACAACCTGGTGGACAACGCGATGAAGTTCACCCCGGACGGGGGGTGGGTGCGGGTCCGGGTCCAGGTGCAGCCCGATGACTCCATCGTGGCCGTCGTGGAGGATTCAGGGGAAGGCATCGCTCCCGACGTCCTCCCACATGTCTTCGAGCGCTTCCGCCAGGGCGATGCATCCAGTCGCCGGCGCCATTCCGGGCTCGGCCTGGGGTTGGCCATCGTGCAGGAGATCGTGCACGCCCACCGGGGAACGGTCGAAGCGGGGAGCCCCGGCCCCGGTCAGGGAGCCCGCTTCACGGTGACCCTGCCCCCACCCGGTGAAGCGGAGGGGAACGAGTCCGGTCCGGTCGCCCCCGGCGTGACGCGTCCGGAACTGACGCCGCTCCGCGGCATCGGTGTGCTCGTGGTGGACGACGAGTCGAGCGCGCGTGAGGTCGTCGGTGCCATGCTACTGGCCGCCGGCGCCACCGTCACCCGCGCGGGCTCGGCGCACGATGCGCTGCGAGCCGTGCGCCAGAACCCGCCGGATGTCCTGGTGAGTGACGTGGCCATGCCCGAGGTGGATGGCCATGCGCTCGTGGGGCGGATCCGATCCCTGCCGGGCGAACTGGGCCGCCTCCCGTGCATCGCGCTTACGGCGCATGCGAGCGAGGCCGACCGGGAGCGGGCGTTGCGGAGCGGCTTCGACTTCTACCTGAGCAAGCCGGTCGACGCAGTGCGGCTGACGGCGCTGGTGGCCGAAGCCGTGCGTAGGCACGTCGCCACGCTCAAGGAGCCGGGAGCGGAGCCAGGGCAGGAATCATGA
- a CDS encoding HAMP domain-containing sensor histidine kinase produces MDALETSGSDAAGIRDDVRTLGRLLREASDRDVTPSTPSDARSEVALAELESAIEVAAAWRTSYWTVRRERERSRAFEICAALLSHELGNRLGVADTATRLLQEGAGLQPPQVRRLQDVVLSSVEAGISLTRGVRHAMRSLLRGDADVPRLALDTLARDLLHQSRARATVRGLGVSTSGAFPPLDVHVLHFCTAFANLLDNAVEHHDLRSGALGVQVQARKEGQACWITIRDDGPGLPDDLVERPFRPRVRGPLALPDRGLGLAMTEEAIRAAGGEIRYASPAEGGCEFSFMIPALAPLPAP; encoded by the coding sequence GTGGATGCGCTGGAGACGAGCGGATCCGATGCGGCCGGCATCCGGGATGACGTTCGAACCCTGGGACGACTCCTGCGCGAGGCATCCGATCGCGACGTCACCCCCTCCACGCCGTCCGACGCGAGATCCGAGGTCGCACTTGCGGAACTCGAATCCGCCATCGAGGTCGCCGCAGCCTGGCGTACCTCCTACTGGACCGTGCGCAGGGAGCGAGAGCGCAGTCGGGCGTTCGAGATCTGTGCGGCGCTCCTGTCCCACGAGCTCGGGAACCGGCTGGGCGTGGCCGACACGGCCACACGCCTGCTCCAGGAAGGCGCCGGTCTGCAGCCTCCGCAGGTCCGACGCCTCCAGGATGTCGTGCTGAGCTCCGTCGAGGCGGGCATCTCACTCACCCGCGGCGTGCGGCATGCGATGCGCTCCCTCCTCCGGGGTGATGCGGACGTGCCGAGGCTGGCCCTGGACACCCTTGCCCGCGATCTGCTCCACCAGTCGAGGGCCCGGGCCACCGTACGAGGCCTCGGAGTGTCCACCTCCGGGGCCTTCCCCCCGCTCGATGTCCACGTGCTCCACTTCTGCACCGCGTTCGCCAACCTCCTCGACAACGCGGTCGAGCACCATGATCTGCGCTCCGGGGCCCTCGGCGTGCAGGTGCAGGCGAGGAAGGAAGGTCAGGCGTGTTGGATCACGATTCGCGACGATGGGCCCGGACTGCCGGACGATCTCGTCGAGCGGCCGTTCCGACCCCGTGTGCGCGGCCCGTTGGCACTCCCGGACCGCGGTCTGGGCCTGGCGATGACGGAGGAGGCGATCCGTGCCGCAGGAGGGGAGATCCGATACGCTTCCCCTGCCGAGGGCGGCTGCGAATTCTCGTTCATGATTCCTGCCCTGGCTCCGCTCCCGGCTCCTTGA
- a CDS encoding transglycosylase domain-containing protein produces the protein MRPWVALTVFGVLVSALSALRLWSEATPRCPEDACPSLEALTDYHPPEPPTLYDVHGELFAHLDGETRLTVPLEEMPAPLVQGFVAVEDRRFWSHGGIDLLGVMRAAVRNLASGGVREGASTLDMQLARNLWEPAVRDQNRWRRKLTEARLSLALERRLPKERILELYLNQIYLGDGLYGVTTAALHYFGKRPDELSLAEIATIIGMTRTPERYNPREHPERARERRDVVLGVLAREGVVDSATAIAARTVAVKTVPERTAPARRGGSYYAAAVARELRALVPRSAERNGLHVFTAYGETVQRAVDRELADALSAIEGGRYGPFPHDVPGDTLPKAHRGASPFLQGAVVVLDVTTGAVQGLAGGRSFSHSEFDRALQAMRQPGSAFKPIVAAAALQRGASLASRFSTAPIEISTPEGMWSPRDPQSEGRRLDVRMALARSSNLAAVRLGQSAGVEHVVQTARALGIDSPLPAVPSLFLGSAELHPAELTAAFAAFANGGMVVEPHLIRRIERSDGTLLYQRSDSARGRIDPRLAFLTRLALEDVVERGTGRSARAPGYRGSAAGKTGTTNAGRDVWFVGMTPDRVAGIWIGFDEPEPILPGASGGRLAAPIWGSVMAEIYGDQRPRWTTTAPEGLVRLPIDPYTGLVSSERCPSADPRLEYFIPGTEPEDLCSLIETRIMGAERRPWSGAPVPTRPRADSTSQGEIPR, from the coding sequence GTGCGGCCGTGGGTTGCGCTCACCGTCTTCGGTGTGCTGGTGTCGGCGCTGAGCGCACTACGGCTGTGGAGCGAAGCGACCCCGCGATGCCCGGAAGACGCCTGCCCCAGTCTGGAGGCGCTGACGGACTACCACCCCCCAGAGCCTCCGACACTCTACGACGTCCATGGTGAGCTGTTCGCCCACCTGGATGGCGAGACGCGGTTGACCGTTCCCCTCGAGGAGATGCCCGCACCTCTCGTGCAGGGCTTCGTCGCCGTCGAGGATCGGCGCTTCTGGTCCCATGGCGGGATCGACCTCCTGGGCGTGATGCGAGCCGCCGTCCGGAACCTCGCGAGCGGTGGTGTGCGCGAAGGGGCCAGCACGCTCGACATGCAGCTGGCGCGCAACCTTTGGGAGCCGGCCGTACGCGATCAGAATCGGTGGCGTCGCAAGCTCACGGAGGCACGCCTGTCCCTGGCTCTCGAGCGACGACTCCCGAAGGAGCGCATCCTCGAGCTGTATCTGAACCAGATCTACCTCGGGGACGGGCTCTACGGCGTCACCACGGCGGCGCTGCACTACTTCGGCAAGCGGCCCGACGAGCTGTCGTTGGCCGAGATCGCGACGATCATCGGGATGACCCGCACGCCCGAGCGCTACAATCCCCGCGAACACCCCGAGCGCGCGCGCGAGCGCCGCGACGTCGTATTGGGGGTCCTGGCCCGGGAGGGCGTCGTCGACTCTGCAACTGCGATTGCGGCGCGCACCGTTGCCGTGAAGACGGTGCCGGAGCGGACGGCACCGGCCCGGAGAGGGGGTTCCTACTACGCCGCGGCCGTGGCCCGGGAGCTACGCGCGCTGGTGCCCCGCTCGGCTGAACGAAACGGTCTGCACGTATTCACCGCCTATGGAGAGACCGTTCAGCGCGCCGTGGATCGTGAGCTCGCGGACGCGCTGTCCGCCATCGAAGGTGGGCGCTACGGGCCGTTTCCCCACGATGTGCCAGGCGACACGCTCCCGAAGGCGCATCGCGGCGCGTCGCCCTTCCTCCAAGGCGCCGTGGTGGTCCTGGACGTCACGACCGGCGCCGTGCAGGGGCTGGCAGGAGGCCGGTCCTTTTCCCACTCCGAGTTCGACCGTGCCTTGCAGGCGATGCGACAGCCCGGCTCGGCCTTCAAGCCCATCGTGGCCGCCGCCGCCCTGCAGCGAGGTGCCAGCCTCGCCTCGCGGTTCTCCACGGCTCCGATCGAGATCTCTACGCCCGAGGGGATGTGGTCACCACGGGATCCGCAGAGCGAGGGCCGACGCCTCGACGTGCGCATGGCGCTGGCCCGCTCGTCCAATCTCGCGGCCGTGCGGCTGGGGCAGAGCGCGGGCGTGGAGCACGTCGTCCAGACGGCGCGCGCCCTGGGTATCGACAGCCCTCTTCCCGCCGTGCCCTCGCTCTTCCTCGGGTCGGCGGAGTTGCACCCCGCAGAGCTCACTGCGGCCTTCGCCGCATTCGCCAATGGTGGCATGGTGGTCGAGCCCCACCTGATCCGTCGGATCGAGCGGTCGGATGGTACCCTGCTGTATCAGCGGTCGGATTCCGCACGCGGACGCATCGACCCCCGTCTGGCATTCCTGACCCGTCTGGCGCTGGAGGACGTGGTGGAGCGCGGCACCGGTCGGTCGGCACGCGCGCCGGGGTATCGCGGCTCGGCTGCAGGCAAGACCGGAACCACCAATGCCGGCCGCGACGTCTGGTTCGTCGGCATGACTCCTGATCGCGTCGCGGGGATCTGGATCGGCTTCGATGAGCCCGAGCCCATCCTGCCCGGCGCCAGCGGCGGTCGCCTTGCCGCGCCGATCTGGGGGAGCGTGATGGCGGAGATCTATGGTGACCAACGTCCGCGCTGGACGACGACGGCCCCGGAGGGCCTCGTGCGACTTCCCATCGATCCCTACACGGGGTTGGTGTCGTCCGAACGCTGCCCGTCCGCCGACCCGAGGCTCGAGTACTTCATCCCGGGAACCGAGCCCGAGGATCTGTGCTCCCTGATCGAAACCCGGATCATGGGCGCCGAACGGCGACCTTGGTCCGGTGCGCCGGTGCCGACGCGCCCGCGCGCGGATTCCACGTCTCAAGGAGAGATCCCCCGATGA
- a CDS encoding CHRD domain-containing protein produces MQRNPSGTLCLFMAVVFVGCGPDRGALEDEGVPMGEVETEPGTPGTAPTGMTDAVAYEAAFEAEQPGDAPMTSGSLQILAPEEMGGDYRLEVILSGLSEGEHAWHIHGGPCGENASIVLPLSSTPDQEGAAGPLEANAQGQASTTVDVPGFEATWLNAGTHSVHVHEGTPEAPGASVACATF; encoded by the coding sequence ATGCAACGGAATCCGAGCGGGACCCTTTGTCTGTTCATGGCAGTCGTCTTCGTCGGGTGTGGACCCGACCGCGGAGCGCTGGAAGACGAGGGCGTACCGATGGGGGAGGTGGAGACGGAGCCCGGCACGCCGGGGACGGCCCCCACAGGAATGACGGACGCAGTCGCCTACGAGGCCGCCTTCGAAGCGGAACAACCGGGCGACGCGCCGATGACGTCGGGTTCCCTCCAGATCCTCGCGCCGGAGGAGATGGGAGGAGACTACCGACTGGAAGTGATCCTGTCCGGGCTGTCCGAAGGCGAGCACGCCTGGCACATCCACGGCGGTCCCTGCGGGGAGAACGCATCGATCGTGTTGCCCCTGTCGTCCACTCCCGACCAGGAAGGCGCTGCGGGTCCGCTGGAGGCCAATGCACAGGGGCAGGCGTCGACGACGGTCGACGTTCCCGGCTTCGAGGCAACATGGCTGAACGCCGGCACCCACTCCGTGCACGTCCATGAAGGAACGCCGGAGGCACCGGGCGCGAGCGTGGCTTGCGCGACGTTCTGA
- a CDS encoding type 1 glutamine amidotransferase domain-containing protein: MSGKTVAVLATDGFEESELIEPVKRLREAGARVEIVSIPRSEQRIRGWKDGNWSTHVDVDTTVGETDPARYEALVLPGGVMNPDKLRMDEDAVEFVRGFFEAGKPVAAICHGPWLLAEADVLDGRTVTSWPSLRTDLENAGATWVDREVVVDQGLVTSRNPSDLPAFTDKMVEEFVEGVHAGQQT, translated from the coding sequence ATGAGTGGAAAGACCGTGGCCGTGCTGGCCACGGACGGATTCGAGGAATCGGAGCTCATCGAGCCCGTCAAGCGACTCCGCGAGGCGGGCGCGCGGGTGGAGATCGTCTCCATCCCGCGCAGCGAGCAGCGGATCCGCGGCTGGAAGGACGGCAACTGGTCCACCCATGTGGACGTCGACACCACCGTGGGTGAGACGGATCCAGCGCGCTACGAGGCTCTGGTGCTCCCCGGTGGCGTGATGAATCCCGACAAGTTGCGCATGGACGAGGACGCCGTGGAGTTCGTCCGTGGGTTCTTCGAGGCCGGGAAGCCCGTCGCGGCCATCTGCCACGGTCCGTGGCTTCTGGCCGAGGCGGACGTCCTGGACGGACGCACGGTGACGTCGTGGCCGTCCTTGCGGACGGACCTCGAGAACGCCGGGGCAACCTGGGTCGATCGGGAGGTCGTGGTCGATCAGGGTCTGGTGACGAGCCGCAACCCCTCCGATCTGCCGGCGTTCACGGACAAGATGGTGGAGGAGTTCGTCGAGGGCGTGCACGCCGGTCAACAGACCTGA
- a CDS encoding CsbD family protein, producing the protein MNWDQVKGNWKQFRGRAKEKWGELTDDDLDRIDGHRDRLEGTLQERYGNSKEDAKNEVDAWMRSNPSARA; encoded by the coding sequence ATGAATTGGGATCAGGTGAAAGGCAACTGGAAGCAGTTTCGCGGACGCGCCAAGGAGAAGTGGGGTGAGTTGACCGATGACGATCTCGATCGCATCGACGGGCATCGCGACCGCCTGGAGGGAACGCTCCAGGAGAGGTATGGCAACTCCAAGGAAGACGCGAAGAACGAAGTCGACGCCTGGATGCGGTCGAATCCCTCGGCCCGTGCCTAG
- a CDS encoding mechanosensitive ion channel family protein, which yields MRIVILLFALVATPLGGQVTPDSAAQTADSASAASDTAAGEPEAVPADRARQDADLRSDLQTLYDRIEPFERIDVSVEAGVVTLRGTVLDADAADEAAELARQTTGVRFVIERLERSRSVEERLTPTWSRVRELAAETIAQLPLLLVAVSIVAVAALLGWLVRRWRGPTALVSRNPFLQGLLQRALQALLVFGGILLALDLLGATALLGAVAGTAGLAGLALGFAFKDIGENYLSGVLLSLRPPFGKNDHILLESFEGKVVRLSWRDTILMTLDGNHVRIPNARVFASPLINFTRNPRRRFEFDFGIGPAADLGAAQEIGLEALRGMKAVLTDPPPQALVVDVGDSTVGVRWLAWIDQRASDLLRARSEGIRLVKLRLEAAGIELPSPEYLVRLQREGQGGGGAAPAVTQVVERDTSADRSVEVQIEEERRDRPESNLLDDVVRERSS from the coding sequence ATGCGGATCGTCATCCTGCTCTTCGCCCTCGTGGCGACGCCGCTCGGGGGCCAGGTCACCCCCGACTCCGCGGCCCAGACCGCCGACTCCGCGTCGGCTGCCTCCGACACGGCCGCAGGCGAGCCCGAAGCGGTCCCGGCGGACCGGGCCCGCCAGGACGCGGACCTCCGCAGCGACCTGCAGACCCTCTACGACCGCATCGAACCGTTCGAACGGATCGACGTCTCGGTCGAGGCGGGGGTCGTGACCCTCCGGGGCACCGTGCTGGACGCCGACGCCGCCGACGAGGCCGCCGAGCTGGCGCGCCAGACCACCGGGGTCCGGTTCGTGATCGAGCGGCTCGAGCGCTCTCGCTCGGTGGAGGAGCGCCTGACGCCCACGTGGTCACGCGTGCGCGAGCTTGCCGCGGAGACGATCGCCCAGTTGCCGCTCCTGCTCGTGGCGGTGTCGATCGTCGCGGTCGCCGCCCTCCTCGGTTGGCTGGTCCGCCGCTGGCGCGGTCCGACCGCTCTGGTATCCCGGAATCCGTTCCTGCAGGGCCTTCTTCAGCGGGCGCTCCAGGCACTTCTGGTCTTCGGCGGGATCCTGCTCGCCCTGGATCTGCTCGGGGCCACGGCCCTGCTGGGGGCGGTCGCGGGCACGGCGGGATTGGCCGGGCTTGCGTTGGGCTTCGCGTTCAAGGACATCGGAGAGAACTACCTGTCGGGCGTGCTGCTGAGCCTGCGGCCCCCGTTCGGCAAGAACGATCACATCCTGCTGGAGTCGTTCGAGGGCAAGGTCGTACGGCTGAGCTGGCGCGACACCATCCTGATGACCCTGGACGGCAACCACGTACGGATCCCGAATGCGCGGGTGTTCGCAAGCCCGCTCATCAACTTCACCAGGAATCCCCGCCGCCGCTTCGAGTTCGACTTCGGCATCGGCCCGGCAGCCGACCTGGGCGCGGCCCAGGAGATCGGTCTGGAAGCGTTGCGGGGCATGAAGGCCGTGTTGACCGATCCTCCGCCCCAGGCGCTGGTCGTGGACGTCGGCGACTCGACGGTGGGGGTACGTTGGCTCGCCTGGATCGACCAGCGGGCGTCGGATCTGCTGCGGGCGCGGAGCGAGGGCATCCGCCTGGTGAAGCTGCGGCTCGAGGCGGCCGGCATCGAGCTCCCCTCACCCGAGTATCTCGTGCGGCTGCAGCGGGAGGGCCAAGGCGGAGGCGGCGCTGCTCCTGCCGTCACCCAGGTCGTCGAGCGGGACACCTCCGCCGACCGCTCGGTCGAGGTGCAGATCGAGGAGGAGCGCCGCGACCGCCCGGAGAGCAACCTGCTGGACGATGTCGTGCGGGAGAGATCGTCCTGA
- a CDS encoding DUF1328 domain-containing protein — protein MGGLALTLLIIAIIAAVLGFGGLAGTAAGLAKIAFFVFIILALLSFVTGRRTV, from the coding sequence ATGGGTGGCCTGGCGCTGACACTTCTCATCATCGCAATCATCGCGGCGGTCCTGGGCTTCGGCGGCCTCGCAGGTACGGCTGCCGGCCTGGCCAAGATCGCCTTCTTCGTCTTCATCATCCTGGCCCTGCTGTCCTTCGTCACCGGGCGTCGGACAGTCTGA
- a CDS encoding DUF3185 domain-containing protein: MNSKVILGIVLLVVAGISFAMGGIPFTREETVLDVGPLEATTETEDRIPLPPVVGLVALIGGAILLVGGVRQKA; this comes from the coding sequence ATGAATAGCAAAGTGATCCTGGGCATCGTGTTGCTCGTCGTGGCCGGCATCTCGTTCGCGATGGGTGGCATCCCCTTCACACGGGAAGAGACGGTGCTCGATGTGGGACCGCTGGAGGCGACCACAGAGACGGAGGATCGGATCCCCCTCCCTCCCGTCGTTGGACTGGTCGCACTGATCGGCGGAGCGATCCTGTTGGTCGGCGGCGTGCGCCAGAAGGCGTAG
- a CDS encoding ferritin-like domain-containing protein, whose protein sequence is MSVTRPSSGILAEAHHDKREQIVQLLVQAYWMEMETVMNYMASSINPDGVRAQEIREALEKDIGEELDHARQFAERIKELWGVVPGSLDFTGEQEGLQPPDEQTDIVHVIEGVIAAERGAIEHYNRIIEECEGIDWTTQDMVIAILRDEEGHLRLFEGFLREFAAV, encoded by the coding sequence ATGAGCGTCACCCGTCCCTCGAGCGGCATCCTGGCGGAAGCCCACCACGACAAGCGCGAGCAGATCGTCCAGCTCCTGGTGCAGGCCTATTGGATGGAGATGGAGACGGTCATGAACTACATGGCATCCTCCATCAACCCGGACGGCGTGCGGGCACAGGAGATCCGGGAGGCGCTGGAGAAGGACATCGGGGAGGAGTTGGATCACGCACGGCAGTTTGCGGAGCGCATCAAGGAGCTCTGGGGCGTGGTGCCGGGATCACTTGACTTCACGGGGGAGCAGGAAGGGCTGCAGCCGCCGGACGAGCAGACCGACATCGTGCACGTCATCGAGGGCGTGATCGCCGCCGAGCGCGGAGCGATCGAGCACTACAACCGCATCATCGAGGAGTGCGAAGGCATCGACTGGACAACCCAGGACATGGTCATCGCCATCCTCCGCGATGAGGAGGGTCATCTGCGGCTCTTCGAGGGCTTCCTGCGCGAGTTCGCGGCGGTCTGA
- a CDS encoding AI-2E family transporter: MATISSDRPEHAPKERSVPPPDSPRDGAPAPDLGKLGAFLRGPIDVRSLSLTGLFILASLYSIYVAREVLMPITLAFLLSFLLTPAVGWLRRLRLPQPLAAALLMLALLGGTGYGIYRLSGPAVEWLDRAPQSFAQIERRLRTVIQGVERVAAATESVDEITRPGDEPAPVAVSDRPTLGQRIFSGTRATLVGGTVTLVLVFFLLAAGDLFLRKLVRVLPRLADKRRAVEIARAIQLHISGYLFTISLINVGLAVAQSLALWALGVPNPVLWGVMAGLLNYLPYVGPILGTTVVALVGLLAFDELTRALLVPGTYLAISLVEGNLVTPVLLGRSLTLNPVVIFIWILFWSWLWGIVGALVAVPLLATVKIVCDHVEPLAPIGEFLGK; encoded by the coding sequence ATGGCCACGATCTCTTCGGATCGTCCGGAGCACGCTCCGAAGGAACGGTCCGTTCCCCCACCCGACTCGCCGCGCGACGGCGCCCCGGCTCCCGACCTCGGAAAGCTGGGCGCGTTCCTGCGCGGCCCCATCGATGTCCGCTCCCTGTCCCTGACGGGCCTGTTCATCCTCGCGTCGCTCTACTCGATCTATGTGGCGCGCGAGGTGCTCATGCCCATCACGCTCGCGTTCCTGCTCAGCTTCCTGCTGACCCCCGCAGTGGGTTGGCTCCGCCGCCTTCGCCTACCCCAACCGCTGGCCGCGGCCCTGCTGATGCTCGCCCTGCTCGGTGGCACGGGGTACGGCATCTACCGGCTGTCCGGACCCGCCGTGGAATGGCTGGACCGCGCTCCCCAGAGCTTCGCGCAGATCGAGCGACGTCTGCGCACGGTGATCCAGGGAGTGGAACGGGTGGCCGCGGCGACGGAGTCGGTGGACGAGATCACCCGCCCGGGGGACGAGCCGGCGCCGGTGGCCGTCTCGGACCGCCCGACGCTGGGCCAGCGCATCTTCTCCGGGACGCGGGCGACCCTCGTCGGCGGCACGGTCACGCTGGTCCTGGTGTTCTTCCTCCTGGCTGCCGGCGACCTGTTCCTGCGCAAGCTCGTGCGCGTCCTTCCCCGCCTCGCCGACAAACGACGCGCCGTGGAGATCGCGCGCGCCATCCAGCTCCACATCTCCGGCTACCTGTTCACCATCAGCCTGATCAACGTCGGTCTGGCGGTGGCGCAATCGCTCGCGCTGTGGGCGCTGGGAGTGCCGAATCCGGTCCTGTGGGGAGTGATGGCGGGCCTGCTCAACTACCTGCCCTACGTGGGACCCATCCTGGGCACCACCGTCGTGGCGCTCGTGGGTCTGCTGGCCTTCGACGAGCTCACCCGGGCCCTCCTGGTCCCGGGCACCTACCTGGCCATCAGCCTCGTGGAAGGCAACCTCGTCACGCCCGTGCTCCTCGGTCGCAGCCTGACCCTCAACCCGGTCGTGATCTTCATCTGGATCCTCTTCTGGAGCTGGCTGTGGGGGATCGTCGGAGCGCTCGTGGCGGTGCCGTTGCTGGCAACGGTCAAGATCGTGTGTGACCACGTCGAGCCGCTCGCGCCCATCGGGGAGTTCCTGGGCAAGTGA